A window of the Capricornis sumatraensis isolate serow.1 chromosome 9, serow.2, whole genome shotgun sequence genome harbors these coding sequences:
- the LRG1 gene encoding leucine-rich alpha-2-glycoprotein, which yields MSSRKPERKQSLVGWDSHLSRLFLLLLFVVSAQGVTPNPEACLVSSSVNGSSISCQPPAQIPHSLPADTIFLAVEFFNLTQLPADFLQGVPNLQELHLSSNGLEDLSPKFLLPVPQLKVLDLTRNSLTRLPPGLFRISAALCTLVLKGNQLKFLEASWLHGLKALRHLDLSENNLHSLPPGLLENFPDLLTLDLSNNYLQTLPPDLLKGPLNLERLHLEGNRLRVLGEGLLAPQPKLRYLFLNDNRLASVAAGAFRGLQKLDMLDLSNNLLTTVPTGLWTSLGKAAKNLKDGFDISSNPWICDQNLADLYRWLVANEDKMFFRNHTRCSGPEALQGQRLLAVAESH from the exons ATGTCCTCTCGGAAGCCAGAGCGAAAACAGAG cctggtgggctgggacTCCCATCTTTCTAGACTCTTCCTGTTGCTGCTATTTGTAGTCTCAGCCCAGGGGGTCACCCCAAATCCTGAAGCCTGTCTGGTGTCCTCCTCGGTCAATGGCAGCTCCATCTCCTGCCAGCCACCTGCCCAAATCCCCCACAGCCTCCCAGCTGACACCATCTTTCTGGCCGTGGAGTTCTTCAACCTGACTCAGCTGCCTGCcgacttcctccagggggtccctAACCTCCAGGAACTCCACCTTTCCAGCAATGGACTGGAGGACCTCTCCCCCAAGTTCCTGCTGCCCGTGCCCCAACTAAAGGTGCTCGACCTGACCCGCAATTCCCTGACCCGGCTGCCCCCTGGCCTCTTCCGGATCTCAGCTGCCCTCTGCACCCTGGTGCTGAAGGGAAACCAGCTGAAGTTTCTGGAAGCTTCATGGCTGCACGGCCTGAAAGCCCTACGTCATCTAGACCTGTCTGAGAACAATCTCCACTCCCTGCCCCCTGGGCTCCTGGAGAATTTCCCCGACCTGCTCACCCTTGACCTTAGCAATAACTACCTGCAGACATTGCCCCCTGACCTTCTGAAGGGCCCCTTGAACTTGGAACGGCTGCATCTGGAGGGCAATAGACTGCGGGTGCTCGGAGAGGGCCTTCTGGCACCCCAGCCAAAACTGCGCTACCTCTTCCTGAATGACAACAGGCTGGCCTCGGTGGCAGCCGGCGCCTTCCGAGGTCTGCAGAAATTGGACATGCTGGATCTCTCCAACAACTTGCTGACCACAGTGCCCACGGGCCTCTGGACCTCCCTGGGGAAGGCTGCCAAGAACCTGAAGGACGGCTTTGACATTTCTAGTAACCCCTGGATCTGTGACCAGAACCTGGCTGATCTCTATCGTTGGCTGGTAGCCAATGAAGATAAGATGTTCTTCCGGAACCATACACGCTGTTCCGGCCCTGAGGCCTTGCAGGGCCAGAGGCTCCTGGCTGTGGCTGAGTCCCATTGA
- the SEMA6B gene encoding semaphorin-6B produces the protein MRTPRGPPSRPALLLLLLLLGGAHGLFPEEPPPLSVAPRDYLNHYPVFVGSGPGRLSPSEDADDLNIQRVLRVNRTLFIGGRDNLYRVELEPPTSTEMRYQRKLTWPSNPSDINVCRMKGKQEGECRNFVKVLLLRDESTLFVCGSNAFNPVCANYSMDTLQPLGDNISGMARCPYDPKHANVALFSEGMLFTATVTDFLAIDAVIYRSLGDRPTLRTVKHDSKWFKEPYFVHAVEWGSHIYFFFREIAMEFNYLEKVVVSRVARVCKNDMGGSPRVLEKQWTSFLKARLNCSVPGDSHFYFNVLQAVTGVVSLGGRPVVLAVFSTPSNSIPGSAVCAFDMTQVAAVFEGRFREQKSPESIWTPVPEDQVPRPRPGCCAAPGMQYNASSAFPDEILNFVKTHPLMDEAVPSLGHAPWIVRTLMRHQLTRVAVDVGAGPWGNQTVVFLGSEAGTVLKFLVWPNASASGTTGPSVFLEEFETYRPDRCGRSGGGETGHRLLSLELDVASGGLLAAFPRCVVRVPVARCQQYSGCMKNCVGSQDPYCGWAPDGSCVFLSPGTRATFEQDVSGASTAGLGDCTGLLRASLSEERAGLVSVNLLVTSSVAAFVVGAVVSGFSVGWYVGLRERRELARRKDKEAILAHGGGEAVLSVSRLGERRAGGPGGRAGGGGGGPGGPPEALLAPLMQNGWTKATLLQGGPHDLDSGLLPTPEQTPLPQKRLPTPHPHTLGPRAWEHGPALLTASASSSLLLLAPGRAPEPPPAPGEPAAPDARLFTARPGRASHGDFPLTPHASPDRRRVVSAPTGPSDPSSSTDGFPRPWSPPPTGSLRRPGAHAPPAAALRRTHTINSGEARPRGRHARPVTDLAHLLSYGGPDRTAPPVP, from the exons ACCTGAATCACTATCCCGTGTTCGTGGGCAGTGGGCCAGGACGCCTGAGCCCCTCAGAAGATGCTGATGACCTCAACATCCAGCGAGTTCTACGGGTCAATAGAACGCTGTTCATCGGGGGCAG GGACAACCTATACCGGGTGGAGCTGGAGCCCCCCACATCAACTGAAATGCGGTACCAGCGG AAGCTGACCTGGCCCTCCAACCCCAGCGACATCAACGTGTGTCGGATGAAGGGCAAGCAGGAG GGCGAGTGTCGAAATTTTGTAAAGGTGCTTCTACTTCGGGACGAATCCACTCTCTTCGTGTGTGGTTCCAATGCCTTCAACCCCGTGTGTGCCAACTACAGC atGGACACACTGCAGCCCCTTGGGGACAACATCAGCGGCATGGCCCGCTGCCCATACGACCCCAAACACGCCAACGTTGCCCTCTTCTCCG AAGGGATGCTCTTCACAGCCACCGTTACTGACTTCCTCGCCATCGATGCCGTCATCTACCGCAGTCTCGGGGACCGGCCCACTCTGCGCACGGTGAAACATGACTCCAAGTGGTTCAAAG AGCCATACTTTGTCCACGCGGTGGAGTGGGGCAGCcacatctatttctttttccGGGAGATCGCAATGGAGTTTAACTACCTGGAGAAG GTGGTGGTGTCGCGTGTGGCCCGGGTCTGCAAGAATGACATGGGCGGCTCTCCTCGCGTGCTGGAGAAGCAGTGGACATCCTTCCTGAAGGCGCGGCTCAACTGCTCTGTGCCGGGGGACTCTCACTTCTACTTCAACGTGCTGCAGGCTGTCACGGGCGTGGTCAGCCTGGGGGGCCGGCCCGTGGTCCTTGCTGTTTTCTCCACGCCCAGCAACAG CATCCCCGGCTCGGCTGTCTGCGCCTTTGACATGACACAGGTGGCTGCCGTGTTTGAGGGCCGCTTCCGTGAGCAGAAGTCCCCTGAGTCCATCTGGACACCCGTGCCAGAGGATCAGGTGCCACGGCCCCG gCCCGGGTGCTGCGCAGCTCCTGGCATGCAGTACAATGCCTCGAGCGCCTTCCCGGACGAGATCCTCAACTTTGTCAAGACTCACCCTCTGATGGACGAGGCCGTGCCCTCCCTGGGCCACGCACCCTGGATTGTTCGGACTCTGATGCG GCACCAGCTGACCCGAGTGGCTGTGGACGTGGGCGCCGGCCCCTGGGGCAACCAGACCGTTGTCTTCCTGGGGTCTGAGGCAGGCACAGTCCTCAAGTTCCTTGTCTGGCCCAATGCCAGTGCCTCAGGTACCACGGGGCCCAGTGTCTTCCTGGAGGAATTTGAGACCTATCGGCCTGACAG GTGTGGACGGTCTGGAGGTGGCGAGACAGGGCACCGGCTGCTCAGCCTGGAGCTGGATGTGGCCTCGGGCGGCCTGCTGGCAGCCTTCCCCCGCTGTGTGGTCAGAGTGCCCGTGGCGCGCTGCCAGCAATACTCAGGATGCATGAA GAACTGCGTTGGTAGTCAGGACCCCTACTGCGGGTGGGCCCCCGATGGCTCCTGTGTCTTCCTGAGCCCCGGCACCAG AGCCACCTTTGAGCAGGACGTGTCTGGGGCCAGCACTGCAGGCTTAGGGGACTGTACAG GACTCCTGCGCGCCAGCCTCTCGGAGGAGCGAGCTGGGCTGGTGTCGGTGAACCTGCTGGTGACGTCATCGGTGGCGGCCTTCGTGGTGGGCGCTGTGGTGTCCGGCTTCAGCGTGGGCTGGTACGTGGGGCTCCGCGAGCGGCGCGAACTGGCCCGCCGCAAGGACAAGGAGGCCATCCTGGCACACGGGGGCGGCGAGGCCGTGCTGAGCGTCAGCCGCCTGGGCGAGCGCCGGGCGGGCGGCCCCGGAGGCCGGgctgggggcggcggcggcgggcccgGGGGTCCCCCGGAGGCTCTGCTGGCGCCCCTGATGCAGAACGGCTGGACCAAGGCCACGCTGCTGCAGGGCGGCCCCCACGACCTGGACTCCGGGCTGCTGCCCACGCCCGAGCAGACGCCGCTGCCACAGAAGCGCTTGCCCACCCCGCACCCGCACACCCTGGGCCCCCGCGCCTGGGAACACGGTCCCGCGCTGCTCACGGCCTCCGCCTCGTCCTCGCTCCTGCTGCTGGCCCCTGGCCGCGCCCCTGAGCCGCCCCCCGCGCCGGGCGAGCCGGCGGCCCCAGACGCCCGTCTTTTCACCGCGCGCCCGGGCCGCGCCTCCCACGGCGACTTCCCGCTTACTCCCCACGCCAGCCCGGACCGCCGGCGGGTGGTGTCGGCGCCCACGGGACCCTCGGACCCCAGCTCGTCCACCGACGGCTTCCCGCGGCCCTGGAGCCCGCCGCCCACAGGCAGTCTCCGGAGACCAGGCGCGCACGCCCCGCCGGCCGCTGCGCTGCGCCGCACGCACACGATCAACAGCGGCGAGGCCCGGCCCCGCGGCCGCCACGCCCGGCCGGTCACGGACTTGGCCCACCTGCTCTCCTACGGGGGCCCCGACAGGACTGCGCCCCCCGTGCCCTAG